A window of the Octopus bimaculoides isolate UCB-OBI-ISO-001 unplaced genomic scaffold, ASM119413v2 Scaffold_264300, whole genome shotgun sequence genome harbors these coding sequences:
- the LOC106883111 gene encoding protein white — protein sequence MAGTVQTALALAPPLLAPLMLFGGLFLNTGSIPDYFIWLKYISWFSYSVEVITVNQWENVQNITCKKYEPCKFSTGEDVIKFLNFSEENYKLDFIMMAVLFVGFRLVGYFCLLLRARCCSRNSCCC from the exons ATGGCAGGAACTGTGCAGACAGCCCTTGCGTTAGCACCACCATTACTGGCTCCCCTGATGCTGTTTGGCGGCCTTTTCCTTAACACCGG GAGTATTCCTGACTATTTTATTTGGCTGAAATACATTTCCTGGTTCAGTTATTCTGTAGAAGTGATCACCGTTAACCAATGGGAAAATGTGCAGAACATCA CCTGTAAAAAATACGAACCATGCAAATTCTCAACTGGCGAAGATGttattaagtttttaaatttttccgAG GAGAATTATAAGTTGGATTTCATTATGATGGCTGTTCTCTTCGTTGGTTTCCGTTTGGTCGGCTATTTCTGCCTACTGCTCCGTGCTAGATGTTGTTCAAGAAACTCTTGTTGCTGCTAA